A single window of Candidatus Methanoperedens sp. DNA harbors:
- a CDS encoding matrixin family metalloprotease, protein MKQLDKSLFLAIVILTLAITASAHFLGHSAVDNMEIRYGGSTQYTTAQSHSFSTWNALGKVNIAPDTIWTYEDVTYGDYYDSSTNSAFAYYWYNPLGSDDIKFNQYRFDQFTTSEQKKTATHELGHALGLNHSYYPNVMVQGQYSLTQLGSHDIQDYNTLYP, encoded by the coding sequence ATGAAACAATTGGATAAAAGTCTATTCTTAGCGATTGTCATCCTAACATTAGCTATCACAGCATCCGCACATTTCCTTGGTCATAGTGCCGTAGATAATATGGAAATTCGCTACGGTGGAAGTACACAATATACCACAGCACAAAGTCATTCATTTAGTACATGGAATGCCCTTGGTAAAGTAAATATTGCACCGGATACGATTTGGACATATGAAGATGTTACATATGGGGATTATTATGATTCAAGTACTAATTCAGCTTTCGCTTATTATTGGTATAATCCGCTTGGTAGCGATGATATTAAATTTAATCAATATCGATTTGACCAATTTACAACTAGCGAACAGAAAAAAACCGCTACACATGAATTGGGTCATGCACTTGGACTTAATCACAGTTACTATCCCAATGTAATGGTTCAAGGACAATATTCATTAACACAATTAGGGTCACACGATATTCAGGATTACAATACGCTATATCCATAA
- a CDS encoding flavodoxin family protein: MKVIGISGSPTKNSNTDTLVKAILEATGAQTEFIKLSSIKVGPCIACMKCVRTNECIINDDFKWLSKKVMEADAIVVGSSTFYGAASAFTKAFIERLYSKRHIKLLTADKFAATVAVGVAAEKMVGEWLGNALRAGGMEIVGSMTAKGTPCCFVCGPGETCNYTVWNAYSKELTGMDLGVEEAYKGYLEILHDNKPYTHGSAKFLKSYRSVKDEPEVMAEAERIGRLIKERIKNKSKTAGDLECKC; the protein is encoded by the coding sequence ATGAAAGTTATAGGAATAAGCGGCAGTCCGACAAAGAACAGCAACACAGACACGCTGGTAAAAGCAATACTTGAAGCTACGGGAGCACAGACCGAGTTTATCAAGCTCTCGTCTATAAAAGTAGGTCCCTGCATCGCCTGTATGAAATGTGTCCGGACAAATGAATGCATAATCAATGATGATTTTAAGTGGCTTTCCAAAAAGGTAATGGAAGCTGATGCTATCGTTGTCGGTTCATCAACATTCTACGGCGCAGCAAGCGCTTTTACAAAGGCATTCATAGAGAGGCTATATTCAAAAAGGCACATAAAACTCCTGACAGCAGATAAGTTTGCTGCAACAGTCGCTGTCGGTGTGGCTGCTGAAAAAATGGTTGGTGAATGGCTGGGAAACGCCCTTCGCGCAGGAGGTATGGAGATCGTGGGAAGCATGACGGCAAAAGGAACTCCATGTTGTTTCGTATGCGGTCCGGGTGAGACATGCAATTATACGGTCTGGAATGCATACTCGAAAGAACTGACTGGTATGGATTTGGGTGTTGAAGAAGCATATAAGGGGTATCTTGAAATCCTCCATGATAACAAGCCGTATACACACGGCTCTGCTAAATTCCTGAAAAGCTACAGGTCTGTGAAGGATGAACCCGAAGTTATGGCAGAAGCAGAAAGAATCGGGAGGCTCATTAAAGAGAGGATAAAGAACAAAAGTAAAACAGCAGGCGATTTAGAATGCAAGTGTTAG
- a CDS encoding flavodoxin family protein, with the protein MQVLGISGSPVKNSNTDRLVKTVLEATGLDYEFIKLSEYDIHPCRACLGCARDNICRQKDDWHTIENKIKECKALVIGGYPTYGTLDSRTKMLTERMYSMHHQRMLNKGKIGAAVAVGVGRGIPSVDHAADQIAAFMQMEGMNVIGKVSGTGNIACLSCGYGDTCGISGVRLLFGKGAVPSKDKYISIESQNDVIEKAKEIGQKIREMLAGK; encoded by the coding sequence ATGCAAGTGTTAGGAATAAGCGGAAGCCCTGTAAAAAACAGCAATACAGACAGGCTGGTCAAAACAGTTCTTGAAGCTACGGGTCTTGATTACGAATTCATTAAACTTTCAGAATACGATATCCATCCATGCAGGGCATGCCTTGGCTGCGCCAGGGATAACATTTGCAGGCAGAAGGATGACTGGCATACCATTGAAAATAAGATCAAAGAATGTAAGGCTCTTGTTATTGGCGGCTATCCTACCTATGGCACTCTTGACTCAAGAACAAAAATGCTGACTGAGCGTATGTACTCCATGCATCATCAAAGAATGCTCAATAAAGGTAAAATTGGGGCGGCAGTAGCAGTCGGGGTCGGGCGGGGAATACCAAGCGTGGACCATGCTGCTGACCAGATCGCTGCTTTTATGCAAATGGAAGGGATGAATGTAATCGGGAAAGTAAGCGGAACAGGAAACATCGCCTGCCTTTCATGCGGATATGGGGACACCTGCGGGATTAGTGGAGTTCGGCTGTTGTTCGGCAAAGGAGCTGTGCCATCAAAGGATAAATATATATCAATAGAAAGTCAAAATGATGTCATTGAGAAAGCAAAAGAAATAGGACAAAAAATCAGGGAGATGCTTGCAGGAAAATAA
- the truD gene encoding tRNA pseudouridine(13) synthase TruD — MTITTDITIGIGLYYSKTPGIGGVIRQEIEDFCVEELTNRVETPAGQYLIAELTKTNWDIHHLVRDLARILRISQTRFGWAGTKDKRAITKQKISIWDITEDDLARVHLKDIELKPIGRSNKKISLGDLWGNRFKITIRNIDLPAQETLARVTSITHELEKGVPNFFGVQRFGENRPVTHVVGEAILRGNIKEAALAYIAKAYPEENEPIRKVRQFVWDTGDFREGVKIYPLHLQFERAMMSHLIAHPDDYAGAFRALSPKLMAMFLHAYQSYIFNLVLSRRIGSGMSINEAYDGDIVCFKNEMGLPDTSRLQKVTNDNLDGINNLINRGRAFVTAPLVGYETQFAEGQAGGIEKAVVKELDIDTEGFKVPAMPELASKGLRREIIVPFKPGFSVCEDEKNAGKTKVVLEFSLQKGSYATTVLREYMKGRDFVEMQ, encoded by the coding sequence ATTACCATTACTACAGATATTACTATCGGCATCGGCCTTTATTATTCCAAAACTCCTGGAATAGGTGGCGTCATACGGCAGGAAATAGAAGATTTCTGCGTTGAGGAACTGACGAACAGGGTTGAGACACCTGCGGGACAATACCTTATAGCTGAACTCACAAAGACGAACTGGGATATCCATCATCTTGTGCGCGATCTTGCGCGCATTTTGAGAATAAGCCAGACACGATTCGGATGGGCAGGCACAAAGGACAAGCGTGCGATCACGAAACAGAAAATAAGTATCTGGGATATCACCGAAGATGACCTTGCACGTGTGCATTTAAAGGATATTGAATTGAAACCTATCGGGCGCTCGAATAAAAAAATAAGTCTTGGCGACCTCTGGGGCAATCGTTTTAAGATCACCATCAGGAATATCGATCTTCCAGCGCAGGAGACACTGGCGCGGGTAACGTCTATAACTCATGAGCTTGAAAAGGGAGTTCCCAATTTTTTCGGGGTGCAAAGATTCGGGGAGAACAGGCCTGTGACGCATGTGGTAGGTGAAGCGATCCTCAGGGGAAATATCAAAGAGGCAGCCCTGGCCTATATAGCAAAAGCATATCCTGAAGAGAATGAGCCAATTAGAAAAGTGCGCCAGTTCGTTTGGGATACGGGGGATTTCAGGGAAGGAGTAAAAATATATCCTCTTCATTTGCAGTTCGAAAGGGCTATGATGAGCCACCTGATAGCCCATCCTGATGATTATGCCGGGGCTTTCCGGGCGTTGTCGCCAAAATTGATGGCGATGTTCCTGCATGCCTACCAGTCATATATTTTCAACCTGGTATTGAGCCGCCGTATCGGATCCGGCATGTCGATCAACGAGGCTTATGACGGGGATATCGTATGCTTCAAGAACGAGATGGGGTTGCCGGATACTTCAAGACTACAGAAGGTAACGAACGATAATCTTGACGGGATAAATAACCTCATCAACAGGGGCAGGGCCTTTGTCACGGCGCCTCTTGTGGGTTATGAAACACAGTTCGCAGAAGGACAGGCCGGGGGCATTGAGAAGGCAGTGGTGAAGGAATTGGATATTGATACGGAAGGTTTCAAAGTTCCCGCTATGCCTGAACTGGCATCGAAGGGACTGCGAAGGGAGATAATAGTGCCTTTTAAGCCTGGATTCAGTGTTTGTGAGGATGAGAAGAATGCAGGGAAGACGAAAGTTGTGCTTGAGTTCTCTTTGCAGAAAGGGAGTTACGCGACGACTGTTTTAAGGGAGTATATGAAAGGTAGGGACTTTGTTGAGATGCAATAG
- a CDS encoding CoA-binding protein: MSIESILDYKTIAVVGISDDPERPSNCVARFLKEHGYKVIPVNPKLTEWEGEKCYPDLLSVPEKVDIVDIFRRSEAIPPIVDEAIAIKAKVVWMQEGIINEEAAAKAQKAGIEVVMDKCTKKEYVNFKK, encoded by the coding sequence ATGAGCATTGAAAGTATCCTGGATTACAAAACCATAGCAGTCGTGGGGATATCCGATGACCCTGAGCGCCCGAGTAATTGTGTCGCACGTTTTCTCAAGGAGCATGGCTACAAAGTAATCCCTGTTAATCCCAAACTTACGGAGTGGGAAGGAGAAAAATGTTATCCTGACCTCCTGTCTGTACCTGAAAAAGTGGATATTGTGGATATTTTCAGGCGCTCTGAAGCCATTCCTCCGATCGTGGATGAAGCAATTGCAATAAAAGCAAAAGTTGTCTGGATGCAAGAAGGGATAATTAATGAGGAAGCTGCGGCAAAAGCGCAAAAAGCAGGGATTGAAGTTGTAATGGATAAATGCACAAAAAAGGAATATGTGAATTTCAAAAAGTGA
- a CDS encoding CcmD family protein, whose protein sequence is MDLSYLNIAFGIVWIVFTVYILSLVWQRRSLESEIKTLEGLK, encoded by the coding sequence ATGGATTTGAGTTACTTAAATATAGCTTTTGGTATAGTATGGATCGTGTTCACAGTTTATATTTTAAGCCTGGTCTGGCAGCGAAGGTCTCTTGAAAGCGAGATTAAAACGCTTGAAGGTTTAAAATAA
- the ahbD gene encoding heme b synthase encodes MEQKVETKVQVKPPRLIAWELTNACNLACIHCRASAIKEPQPGELSTAEAKHFIDELVEYRPIIILTGGEPLLRSDVYEIAQYIKGKGMRAVLATNGTLLTPEIARKLIDVGIQRVSISIDGATREMHDVFRGEPGAFEASLRAIEILKKEGLGFQINTTITQRNLKEIPQIYDLAIELKASALHIFLLVPTGRGEEIESEEIPPEEYERVLNWFYDRSKDKRIQLKATCAPHYFRIMRQRAKAEGIRITPETHGLEAMTKGCLGGSAFCFVSSKGDVYPCGYLPALAGNIRQKPFKMIWEKSKVFCDLRDPGLLKGKCGICEYKNVCSGCRARAYAGTGDYLEEEPYCIYAPGRK; translated from the coding sequence ATAGAACAAAAAGTTGAAACTAAAGTTCAAGTTAAACCCCCAAGACTTATCGCATGGGAACTGACCAATGCCTGCAACCTTGCCTGCATCCACTGCAGGGCATCAGCAATAAAAGAGCCGCAGCCCGGTGAATTATCTACAGCCGAAGCAAAGCATTTCATAGACGAACTGGTAGAGTACAGGCCCATAATCATCCTCACCGGAGGAGAGCCACTGCTTCGCTCTGATGTATATGAGATCGCGCAATACATAAAAGGGAAGGGAATGCGTGCTGTGCTTGCCACAAATGGTACGCTTCTTACTCCAGAAATTGCCAGAAAATTGATAGATGTGGGAATCCAGCGGGTAAGTATTAGTATTGATGGGGCGACCAGGGAAATGCATGATGTTTTCAGGGGAGAGCCAGGTGCATTTGAAGCTTCTCTTCGTGCAATTGAAATCCTGAAAAAAGAAGGTCTGGGTTTCCAGATAAATACCACGATCACACAGAGAAATCTTAAAGAGATCCCGCAAATCTATGATCTTGCTATAGAACTTAAAGCATCTGCCCTGCATATTTTCCTTCTTGTCCCGACAGGAAGGGGCGAAGAAATAGAATCCGAAGAGATCCCGCCTGAAGAATATGAGCGGGTGCTTAACTGGTTCTATGACAGGAGCAAGGATAAAAGAATACAGTTAAAAGCTACATGTGCACCTCATTATTTCAGGATAATGAGACAGCGTGCAAAGGCAGAAGGGATACGGATCACACCTGAAACCCATGGCCTTGAAGCCATGACCAAAGGATGCCTTGGAGGATCAGCCTTCTGTTTTGTCTCAAGTAAAGGCGATGTCTATCCATGCGGATATTTACCAGCTCTTGCCGGGAATATCAGGCAGAAACCTTTTAAGATGATATGGGAGAAATCAAAGGTTTTTTGCGACCTTCGCGACCCGGGACTGCTGAAAGGCAAATGCGGCATATGCGAGTATAAAAATGTATGCAGCGGCTGCCGGGCCAGGGCTTATGCAGGTACGGGAGATTATCTGGAAGAAGAGCCTTATTGCATATATGCACCAGGAAGGAAGTGA
- a CDS encoding Lrp/AsnC family transcriptional regulator: MDDVDKKILNAIQLDFPLVRKPFEELGKNLGLKEDDVIRRIQRLQKEGAIRRIGPIISTKKSGGIGTLVAMKVPPERVDEVAGIINEYEEVSHNYLRPSNFNVWFTVSARSEKRLNEILEEFKEKTGCELRNLPTKRLFKIGVKFNIK; this comes from the coding sequence ATGGATGATGTTGATAAAAAGATATTGAACGCAATCCAATTAGACTTTCCCCTTGTCCGCAAACCTTTCGAGGAGCTGGGGAAAAACCTGGGACTGAAAGAAGATGATGTAATAAGACGAATCCAGCGGCTCCAGAAAGAAGGCGCTATAAGGCGCATAGGTCCCATAATAAGCACAAAGAAAAGTGGTGGAATAGGTACGCTTGTTGCAATGAAAGTACCGCCTGAAAGAGTGGATGAAGTTGCAGGTATTATCAATGAATATGAAGAAGTATCGCATAATTATCTGCGACCATCTAATTTTAACGTCTGGTTCACAGTTTCAGCCCGGAGCGAAAAGAGATTAAATGAAATTCTGGAGGAATTTAAAGAGAAGACCGGATGTGAACTCAGGAATTTGCCTACGAAGAGATTGTTCAAAATCGGGGTAAAGTTCAATATAAAGTAG
- a CDS encoding KaiC domain-containing protein produces MERVKTGIEDLDEMLSGGIPQGCVTTIIGGFGTGKSTLALKFVHSGLVKGEKCLYISIEQKEEDLIKSSALFGWDFKPYIEHGTFKIIRLSPTFLKTTIAKIESELPELIKTFAPKRLVVDPITLYEMIFDNEGERREQLFKLIEMIKDSGTTSIIVSESGKESPYVSRFGLIEYIADGVITLRYLRGTEMKSVARVIEISKMRMTEHSDAIKPYEITKDGIVVHIGAEIFGEF; encoded by the coding sequence ATGGAACGGGTTAAAACCGGGATTGAAGATCTTGATGAAATGCTAAGTGGAGGAATCCCGCAGGGCTGCGTTACTACTATCATAGGAGGATTCGGTACTGGAAAATCCACACTTGCCTTAAAATTCGTTCATTCCGGCCTTGTTAAGGGCGAAAAATGTCTTTATATAAGTATAGAACAAAAAGAAGAAGATCTTATTAAAAGCTCAGCTTTATTCGGGTGGGATTTCAAACCATATATAGAGCATGGAACCTTTAAAATCATACGGTTGAGCCCAACTTTCCTGAAAACCACAATTGCAAAAATTGAAAGCGAATTGCCAGAACTTATAAAAACATTTGCTCCGAAGAGGCTCGTTGTTGATCCTATCACGTTGTATGAAATGATTTTTGATAACGAAGGGGAAAGAAGAGAACAATTATTTAAGCTTATTGAAATGATAAAAGACAGCGGAACTACATCTATAATTGTATCCGAATCAGGTAAGGAGTCACCATACGTGTCACGATTCGGGTTGATAGAATATATAGCAGATGGGGTAATAACACTCAGGTATCTTCGGGGAACTGAGATGAAATCAGTTGCCCGGGTGATAGAAATATCAAAAATGCGGATGACTGAACATTCTGATGCCATCAAACCTTATGAGATCACAAAAGATGGGATTGTTGTTCATATCGGGGCAGAGATTTTTGGTGAGTTCTGA
- a CDS encoding secretion system protein E: protein MMNHIRNFLSFKKKSKQGIAPYSHSKHGDLVLFEIPEGFCKVEQYWIDEPYVHVYILTNIRTKEAIYYVGEPALSSFERMLLEKINVNLQDILTEEEALYEDKQKKEKLEEHAIELLYQYSGSLEEQTVYKILYYLNRNFLGYEKINALLADPMIEDISCDGVDIPIFLYHRKYGNIKTNIQFDEINLNSFVIKLCQKGRKHISFGSPLVNATLPDGSRIQATLGHDVTTRGSSFTIRRFKEDPLTPVDLINFNTVSIEQMAYLWLAVENNKSLLIAGGTASGKTSTLNSISLFIPPASKVVTIEDTRELTLYHDNWIAGVTREPFAKGESEINMFDLLISALRQRPEYIIVGEVRGSEARTLFQAMSTGHTTYSTIHAGDIQDVINRLEHEPINVPHAMLKALDIITVQIQITIKGKKSRRCQQLVEITGLDPRTGNIRINDMFKWNPQDDCFEKGGESYVMNNIMHEKGWSIDQLFAEIDNRKAVLQYMVKNNIRDYKSFANIIQAYYIDPKEVMASLKIT, encoded by the coding sequence ATGATGAATCATATAAGAAACTTTCTAAGTTTTAAGAAGAAGAGCAAGCAGGGAATAGCCCCATATTCTCATTCAAAACATGGCGACCTGGTATTATTTGAAATTCCGGAGGGCTTCTGTAAAGTTGAACAGTACTGGATAGATGAACCATATGTACATGTATACATATTAACTAATATCCGGACAAAAGAAGCAATATATTATGTTGGAGAGCCTGCGCTGTCATCTTTTGAAAGAATGCTGCTTGAGAAAATAAATGTTAACCTGCAAGATATACTGACCGAGGAAGAAGCTCTTTACGAAGACAAACAAAAAAAAGAAAAGTTAGAGGAACATGCTATTGAGCTACTGTACCAGTATTCCGGTTCGCTTGAAGAACAAACAGTATATAAGATTTTATACTATTTGAACAGGAATTTCCTGGGATATGAGAAGATAAATGCCTTACTGGCTGATCCCATGATAGAGGATATATCATGTGATGGTGTTGATATACCGATTTTTTTGTATCATAGAAAATACGGGAACATTAAGACGAATATTCAATTTGATGAAATCAATCTTAATTCATTTGTTATAAAATTATGCCAGAAAGGACGCAAACATATCTCGTTCGGCTCGCCGCTTGTAAATGCTACACTGCCTGACGGATCGCGCATCCAGGCTACGCTCGGACATGATGTAACCACGCGGGGAAGTTCTTTCACGATAAGAAGGTTCAAAGAAGATCCTCTTACTCCTGTTGATCTTATAAATTTTAACACTGTATCTATTGAACAGATGGCATATCTGTGGCTTGCTGTTGAAAACAATAAAAGCCTGCTAATAGCAGGCGGGACAGCATCAGGTAAGACATCGACATTGAATTCCATCTCACTGTTTATTCCGCCCGCATCCAAGGTGGTGACTATAGAAGACACACGGGAACTCACTTTATACCATGATAACTGGATAGCGGGAGTCACAAGAGAACCTTTCGCAAAAGGCGAGAGTGAAATCAATATGTTCGACCTGCTAATATCGGCATTGCGCCAGAGACCGGAATATATAATCGTGGGTGAAGTGAGAGGCAGCGAAGCGCGAACCCTTTTCCAGGCCATGAGTACGGGGCACACCACATATTCCACTATACATGCAGGAGATATCCAGGACGTAATAAACAGGCTGGAACATGAACCAATCAACGTTCCCCACGCCATGTTAAAGGCGCTTGATATAATTACCGTCCAGATACAAATTACAATAAAAGGAAAAAAAAGCAGGAGATGCCAGCAATTAGTAGAGATCACAGGCCTTGATCCGCGTACAGGCAATATCAGGATCAACGATATGTTCAAATGGAATCCGCAGGATGACTGTTTTGAGAAGGGTGGCGAATCTTATGTAATGAATAATATCATGCATGAAAAGGGCTGGAGCATTGATCAGTTATTTGCTGAGATCGATAATAGAAAAGCTGTACTGCAATATATGGTAAAAAACAATATCCGTGACTACAAGAGTTTCGCAAATATCATCCAGGCATATTATATCGATCCGAAAGAGGTAATGGCGAGCCTGAAAATTACCTGA
- the gyrB gene encoding DNA topoisomerase (ATP-hydrolyzing) subunit B: protein MNEANNGYGAGQIQVLEGLEAVRKRPSMYIGSTDARGLHHLVYEVVDNSIDEALAGYCTNIEVTIRPDHSVRVVDNGRGIPVEVIPKYQKSALEVVLTMLHAGGKFDNNAYKVSGGLHGVGVSAVNALSEWLEAEVRRDGKLFKQRYECGKPVTPVTAIGESTYTGTTITFKPDRTIFETLEFNIETLANRLRELAFLNKGVKISLKEEFTLKEEVFQYEGGIVSFVEFLNKNKNMLHEKPIYFQKQKDTTVVEIAMQYNDSYTENVYTFANNINTHEGGTHLAGFKAALTKVSNDYARSKGFLKGDDKLSGEDVREGLTAIINVKLTNPQFEGQTKTKLGNSDIKGIVETLVSEGLSEFLEENPGSAKNILSKALEAAEAREAARKARELTRRKSALEVGSLPGKLADCSEKDPAKSEIYIVEGDSAGGCFSGETLVALADGRSLSFKEIIAEQADGKEHFCYTIRNDGKIGLERIINPRKTKANTKVMKVTFDNGETIACTPDHLFMMRDGSFKPIEDITPDDSLMPLYRKFSDIKEPGITIGGYEMVLDPLNDRWIFTHMLADWYNRWKGIYREDEGDHCHHTDFNKLNNNPTNIKRLYREDHLQLHRKHVEKTLHREDVIQKCREIRDSKEFRNMMSNRMQQPETRNILSKNAKVQWKNETYKAYMAKKWREFYSNNEDYRKENNEQLNRIQQEYWGNENNRTAQARRVTEYFANNPEAKKKNSALAIEEWKDSELLEWRRKKTKEQWTPEFRTQRAATYNKTYYRKTIAALKQFEIEQGKLDIDAYQAHRLKTRDNSLLRFDTFCNRYFKGDITQACEAVEKFNHRIVSIEYLEETMDVYDIEVPNTHNFALASGVFVHNSAKQGRDRKFQAILPLRGKILNVEKARLTKILKNEEIRALITAIGAGIGEGEEFDIVKTRYHKIVVMTDADVDGSHIRTLLLTLFYRYMRPLIESGFIYIAQPPLFKVKKGKLEFYVYNEEELARKLAEIGRDSIAMQRYKGLGEMNPQQLWDTTMNPESRTMLKVTLEDAIKADEIFTILMGDRVEPRREFIERHAKDVKNLDV, encoded by the coding sequence ATGAATGAAGCAAATAATGGATATGGGGCAGGACAGATTCAGGTGCTTGAGGGGCTTGAAGCCGTACGCAAACGCCCCAGCATGTATATTGGAAGTACGGATGCCAGGGGCCTTCATCATCTTGTTTATGAAGTTGTGGATAACAGCATAGATGAGGCGCTTGCCGGGTACTGCACGAATATCGAAGTAACGATCAGGCCAGACCACAGCGTAAGAGTTGTGGACAATGGCAGGGGCATCCCTGTAGAGGTAATACCAAAATACCAGAAATCTGCTCTTGAAGTCGTCCTTACCATGCTCCATGCAGGTGGAAAGTTCGATAATAATGCATATAAGGTATCAGGCGGCCTTCACGGCGTAGGTGTTTCTGCGGTCAATGCTCTTTCCGAATGGCTTGAGGCAGAAGTGAGGCGTGATGGAAAACTCTTCAAGCAAAGATATGAATGCGGAAAACCAGTCACACCCGTAACCGCGATAGGAGAATCAACATATACAGGAACAACTATTACATTCAAACCAGACAGGACGATTTTCGAAACACTTGAATTCAATATAGAAACTCTTGCCAACAGGCTGAGAGAACTTGCTTTTCTGAATAAGGGAGTAAAAATATCCCTGAAAGAAGAATTCACCCTGAAAGAAGAAGTGTTCCAGTATGAGGGGGGTATCGTATCATTTGTTGAGTTCCTGAACAAGAACAAGAACATGCTGCATGAAAAGCCGATTTATTTCCAGAAACAAAAGGATACAACTGTTGTGGAAATCGCCATGCAGTACAATGATAGTTATACGGAGAACGTCTATACTTTTGCTAATAACATCAATACCCATGAAGGCGGGACGCATCTTGCTGGATTCAAGGCTGCGCTCACAAAGGTATCAAATGATTATGCCAGATCAAAGGGTTTCCTGAAAGGCGATGACAAACTTTCAGGCGAGGATGTAAGGGAAGGGCTCACAGCTATTATTAACGTCAAACTCACAAATCCACAGTTTGAGGGACAAACAAAGACAAAACTGGGAAATAGCGATATAAAAGGAATTGTTGAGACCCTTGTTTCCGAAGGTCTCTCAGAATTCCTTGAAGAAAATCCCGGGTCAGCAAAAAATATACTTTCAAAGGCGCTTGAGGCTGCCGAGGCAAGGGAAGCTGCAAGAAAAGCGCGTGAACTTACACGAAGGAAAAGCGCTCTTGAAGTTGGCTCGCTTCCCGGAAAACTTGCGGACTGCTCGGAGAAAGACCCGGCAAAAAGCGAGATATATATCGTGGAAGGGGATTCGGCAGGCGGTTGTTTTTCAGGAGAGACGCTTGTTGCCCTTGCTGATGGGCGCTCACTCAGCTTCAAAGAAATAATAGCAGAACAGGCTGATGGAAAAGAGCATTTTTGCTATACAATTAGAAATGATGGAAAGATCGGATTAGAGCGTATAATTAATCCACGCAAGACAAAGGCCAATACGAAAGTAATGAAGGTTACTTTCGATAATGGTGAAACCATTGCTTGCACCCCTGATCACCTGTTCATGATGCGTGATGGCAGTTTCAAACCGATAGAAGATATTACCCCGGATGATTCATTAATGCCACTTTATCGCAAATTCTCAGATATCAAAGAACCAGGGATTACAATAGGTGGATACGAGATGGTTCTTGACCCGCTTAATGATCGATGGATTTTTACTCATATGCTGGCTGATTGGTATAATCGCTGGAAGGGTATATATAGAGAAGATGAAGGAGATCACTGCCATCATACAGATTTTAACAAGTTGAACAATAACCCCACTAATATAAAACGATTATACAGGGAGGATCATCTTCAATTGCATCGCAAACACGTTGAAAAAACGTTGCATAGAGAAGATGTAATTCAGAAATGCCGAGAAATCCGAGATAGCAAGGAATTCCGTAATATGATGAGCAACAGGATGCAACAGCCAGAAACACGAAACATCCTCTCAAAAAATGCGAAAGTACAGTGGAAAAATGAGACTTACAAAGCTTATATGGCCAAAAAATGGCGTGAGTTTTATTCAAATAATGAAGATTACCGAAAAGAAAATAATGAGCAACTTAATCGCATTCAACAAGAATATTGGGGAAACGAAAATAATCGAACAGCTCAGGCCAGAAGAGTCACAGAATATTTTGCAAATAATCCTGAAGCAAAAAAGAAAAACTCTGCACTTGCCATCGAAGAATGGAAAGACTCAGAACTTCTGGAATGGCGTCGGAAAAAAACAAAGGAGCAATGGACACCTGAATTTAGGACGCAGCGCGCTGCAACCTATAATAAGACTTATTATCGCAAAACGATAGCTGCGTTGAAACAATTTGAAATAGAGCAAGGCAAGCTTGATATTGATGCGTATCAAGCTCATAGGCTGAAAACGCGGGATAACTCATTATTGCGTTTTGATACATTTTGCAATCGATATTTTAAAGGGGACATAACGCAAGCATGTGAAGCTGTGGAAAAATTCAATCATCGTATTGTATCTATTGAATATCTTGAAGAAACAATGGATGTTTACGACATAGAAGTTCCTAATACACATAACTTTGCACTTGCAAGCGGCGTTTTTGTTCATAATAGCGCGAAGCAGGGACGCGATCGTAAATTCCAGGCAATCCTCCCGCTTCGTGGCAAAATATTGAATGTAGAAAAAGCGCGCCTGACCAAGATATTGAAGAACGAGGAGATCCGTGCGCTCATCACTGCCATCGGCGCAGGTATAGGTGAAGGTGAGGAATTCGATATCGTAAAGACCAGATACCATAAGATCGTGGTCATGACAGATGCCGATGTGGATGGAAGCCATATCAGGACATTGCTTCTCACTTTATTCTACAGGTATATGCGCCCGCTAATCGAGAGCGGATTCATCTATATAGCCCAGCCCCCGCTTTTTAAGGTAAAGAAGGGTAAATTAGAGTTCTACGTTTATAATGAGGAAGAACTTGCCAGGAAGCTTGCTGAGATCGGAAGGGACAGTATCGCAATGCAGCGATATAAAGGTCTGGGTGAGATGAATCCCCAGCAGCTATGGGATACGACCATGAATCCTGAGAGCAGGACAATGCTAAAGGTTACGCTTGAGGATGCGATCAAGGCTGATGAGATATTTACGATCCTTATGGGCGATAGGGTTGAGCCGCGGCGTGAGTTCATTGAGAGGCATGCGAAGGATGTAAAGAACCTGGATGTGTAA